One Parasphingorhabdus cellanae genomic region harbors:
- a CDS encoding sensor histidine kinase: MSNVPDFTAVILGLILAAWLGASAWAVWTGLAMKKKAAATMRQSGRLGRLLETSPALPLLVRSDGKLEASQRLMHWLGFDYLPAHISELHSNDAGMSRADLEGLTQDVNLAQKSGGSFTRAIKVAGSDKALLIHGGLADQKIAPNGSALLWVFDATDSQNQIEKLRAENEEAHAAFDALSALIEAAPVPMWHRSRDLQLTLVNSAYVRAVDAKDGAQVVEEGIELVETINGVSPKDAAAQAKEKGEPHERVVATTIGGQRRTTQVVDVPLGKSGIAGYAIDIQELIDSRKEQRRFNESQRDMLDKISAAVVQFDPDKSLQFCNLPFQRIFSMRQQWIAERPEFPRVLDRMREMNRIPEVRDFPEWREERTKWFKSTGSIEENWMLADGTHLRVIANPTPDGGLLMIIEDRTEQVQLASARDTLLRVRTATFDNLFESVAVFAADGKLNIWNHQFASIWNLDEEELGKHPRVDTLMQKMAVQLKQPARISEVRAMVRAATSEREQQSGQMSFADGRRFEFAAIPLPDGNALFTMLDISDSRRIELALRERNEALVEADSIKASFLSNMSYEFRTPLTSIGGFAELLDNEVAGPLTEQGHEYARAILQSVKRLGMQIDNVLDLSQSEAGALPIAKEKVNLNKLVEEIAAQFADDAQAKNIEMELQLDDTLGSALADGKRLSQAIGQIVDNSIRYTGENGRLLINGSGNVKQAVLHISDNGPGMSAGQQSKAFDSFARSRKKTGENVGGLGLPLARQLLLAHGGELTLTSEPGQGTLVTIHLPRQ; this comes from the coding sequence ATGTCGAACGTTCCGGACTTCACTGCTGTCATATTGGGCCTGATTCTAGCCGCCTGGCTGGGTGCGTCTGCCTGGGCGGTGTGGACTGGTTTGGCGATGAAGAAAAAGGCGGCGGCCACGATGCGCCAATCGGGACGTTTAGGGCGATTGCTCGAAACATCTCCGGCGCTTCCCTTGTTGGTCCGGTCGGATGGAAAACTGGAAGCATCACAGCGATTGATGCATTGGCTGGGCTTTGACTATTTGCCGGCCCATATTTCGGAACTTCATAGCAATGACGCGGGGATGAGCCGCGCAGACCTGGAAGGGCTGACGCAGGATGTGAACCTGGCGCAGAAATCAGGAGGCAGCTTTACCAGAGCAATCAAAGTTGCCGGGTCGGATAAAGCGTTGTTGATCCATGGAGGATTGGCGGATCAGAAAATCGCGCCCAATGGCAGTGCCCTGCTATGGGTATTTGATGCAACTGACAGCCAGAACCAGATTGAAAAACTGCGCGCCGAAAATGAAGAAGCCCATGCCGCGTTTGATGCGCTATCGGCACTAATTGAGGCGGCACCGGTTCCGATGTGGCATCGTTCCCGTGACTTACAACTGACGCTGGTCAATAGTGCTTATGTAAGAGCTGTGGATGCAAAGGACGGGGCTCAGGTCGTTGAAGAAGGTATTGAGCTTGTTGAGACAATCAACGGGGTCAGTCCCAAAGACGCCGCAGCACAAGCAAAAGAGAAGGGTGAGCCCCATGAGCGCGTGGTGGCGACCACCATTGGCGGACAGCGCCGCACCACCCAAGTGGTCGACGTGCCGCTCGGCAAATCAGGCATTGCCGGTTACGCCATCGATATTCAGGAATTGATCGATTCGCGCAAAGAGCAAAGGCGGTTCAATGAATCCCAGCGTGATATGCTCGACAAGATATCTGCTGCTGTTGTGCAATTTGATCCCGACAAATCTTTGCAGTTTTGCAACCTGCCATTTCAGCGTATTTTTTCCATGCGCCAGCAATGGATAGCGGAGCGACCAGAATTTCCGCGTGTTCTTGACCGGATGCGCGAGATGAACCGGATTCCTGAAGTACGCGATTTTCCCGAATGGCGGGAAGAGCGCACGAAATGGTTCAAATCAACCGGCTCGATAGAAGAAAACTGGATGTTGGCCGATGGTACGCATTTGCGGGTTATTGCCAACCCGACGCCGGATGGCGGCCTGTTGATGATCATCGAAGATCGTACCGAGCAGGTTCAACTGGCCAGTGCAAGAGATACGTTGTTGCGCGTGCGGACCGCAACATTCGACAATCTGTTCGAATCCGTGGCTGTCTTTGCTGCGGATGGCAAACTCAACATCTGGAATCACCAGTTTGCTAGCATCTGGAATCTTGACGAAGAGGAATTGGGTAAACATCCGCGGGTCGATACTTTGATGCAGAAAATGGCGGTTCAGTTGAAACAGCCGGCCCGGATTTCGGAAGTCCGTGCCATGGTTCGGGCCGCGACGTCTGAACGCGAACAACAAAGCGGTCAGATGTCCTTTGCCGATGGCCGCCGATTTGAATTTGCCGCCATACCGCTGCCCGACGGGAATGCGTTGTTCACGATGCTCGACATATCGGATAGTCGGCGCATTGAATTGGCACTGCGCGAACGCAACGAGGCGCTGGTAGAGGCGGATTCGATCAAAGCTTCTTTCCTATCCAATATGAGTTATGAATTCCGAACGCCGCTCACCTCAATCGGTGGTTTTGCTGAATTGCTGGACAATGAAGTGGCCGGGCCATTGACAGAACAAGGTCATGAATATGCCCGTGCAATCTTGCAGTCCGTGAAAAGGCTGGGGATGCAGATCGACAATGTTCTTGACCTCAGTCAAAGCGAGGCAGGAGCCTTGCCGATTGCCAAGGAAAAGGTGAACCTCAATAAGCTGGTCGAAGAAATTGCGGCGCAATTTGCCGATGATGCGCAAGCCAAGAATATTGAAATGGAATTGCAGCTGGACGATACGCTGGGATCAGCCTTGGCGGATGGCAAGCGTCTGTCTCAAGCCATTGGTCAGATCGTAGATAATAGTATCCGTTACACGGGTGAAAATGGACGTTTGCTGATCAATGGCAGCGGTAATGTGAAACAGGCCGTCCTTCATATTTCTGACAACGGTCCAGGCATGAGCGCAGGCCAGCAATCGAAGGCATTTGATAGTTTTGCCCGATCACGCAAAAAGACAGGCGAGAATGTTGGTGGCCTGGGTCTACCGCTAGCCCGGCAATTATTGCTGGCGCATGGCGGCGAACTGACCCTGACCTCAGAGCCGGGTCAGGGCACGTTGGTCACCATTCATCTGCCGCGGCAATAG
- the tsaE gene encoding tRNA (adenosine(37)-N6)-threonylcarbamoyltransferase complex ATPase subunit type 1 TsaE, with amino-acid sequence MILQSEAATMALGKQLADILLPGDKIALTGTLGAGKTTLARGLLRGLGFEDDVPSPTFAIVQQYEPPEVRLSLAHVDFYRIEDPNEIQELGLDDILMDGAIIAEWPDRMADSFWTEGLQITLEIRNDNTRQLTWTAGPAWKDRWPII; translated from the coding sequence GTGATATTACAAAGCGAAGCAGCGACCATGGCTCTGGGCAAACAGCTAGCTGATATCCTGCTACCGGGCGATAAAATCGCTTTGACCGGGACATTGGGTGCAGGAAAAACAACCCTGGCGCGGGGCCTGTTGCGCGGTTTGGGTTTTGAGGATGATGTGCCTAGCCCGACCTTTGCCATTGTCCAGCAATATGAACCACCGGAAGTCCGGCTATCTTTGGCTCATGTTGACTTTTACCGCATTGAAGACCCAAACGAGATTCAGGAATTGGGGCTCGATGATATTCTTATGGATGGCGCGATCATTGCAGAATGGCCAGACCGAATGGCTGATAGCTTCTGGACCGAAGGCCTGCAAATTACCTTAGAAATACGCAATGACAATACTCGCCAGTTGACTTGGACGGCTGGCCCCGCTTGGAAAGACAGATGGCCAATAATATGA
- a CDS encoding aminoglycoside phosphotransferase family protein: MTPPAAAQDFLDNHGWGGAEILPVAGDASFRRYFRVVDGGRKAILMDAPPPHEDPRPFIHIARHLKAQNFAAPEIFGEDLKEGLVLLEDFGDHRMREHLDHHPEDEEAIYRRTIDLIKELHQKPAAKLPHYDWDQYLKEVNLLPEWYCPAQSLDVDTAGFTDAWQSVLQPVIASQKSPVTVLRDYHAENIMLLDDNRLGLLDFQDALAGHAAYDLVSMLQDARRDVSDELEEAMLEYYLDDRSSDEATQFRGHYAILGAQRNTKIIGIFTRLFVRDGKARYLDFLPRMWRLLEKDLAHPDLAPVANWFDQNVPEDVRSKPIAAVQA; encoded by the coding sequence ATGACACCGCCCGCAGCGGCGCAGGATTTTTTAGACAATCACGGCTGGGGAGGCGCAGAGATACTACCGGTCGCGGGCGATGCGTCTTTTCGCCGCTATTTTCGGGTCGTTGACGGAGGTCGCAAAGCAATATTGATGGATGCGCCGCCCCCGCACGAAGATCCCCGCCCGTTCATCCATATCGCGCGGCATCTGAAGGCACAGAATTTCGCGGCGCCGGAGATATTCGGGGAGGATCTGAAAGAGGGACTGGTTTTGCTGGAGGATTTTGGTGACCATCGGATGCGTGAGCATCTGGACCATCATCCGGAAGACGAAGAGGCGATTTATCGTCGCACGATTGACCTTATTAAGGAGCTTCATCAAAAGCCCGCCGCCAAATTACCGCATTATGACTGGGATCAATATCTCAAAGAGGTCAATTTGCTTCCCGAATGGTATTGTCCCGCGCAATCACTTGATGTGGATACAGCCGGTTTTACCGATGCATGGCAATCCGTCTTACAGCCGGTAATTGCGTCTCAAAAATCTCCAGTTACGGTCCTTCGCGATTATCATGCTGAAAATATTATGTTGTTGGACGACAATCGGCTGGGACTTCTGGATTTTCAGGATGCGCTTGCCGGGCATGCCGCCTATGACCTTGTTTCAATGTTACAGGATGCGCGCCGTGACGTTTCGGATGAGCTGGAAGAGGCCATGCTGGAATATTATCTGGACGACCGGTCTTCTGACGAAGCCACCCAATTTCGCGGCCACTATGCCATATTGGGGGCGCAGCGGAATACGAAGATAATCGGTATCTTCACCCGTCTTTTCGTGCGTGACGGTAAAGCGCGTTATCTCGACTTTCTGCCGCGCATGTGGCGTCTGTTGGAAAAGGATCTGGCCCATCCTGATCTCGCTCCCGTGGCAAACTGGTTCGATCAGAACGTTCCGGAAGATGTCCGCAGCAAACCCATTGCGGCGGTACAGGCATGA
- a CDS encoding nucleotidyltransferase family protein, whose product MSKVETAMVMAAGLGKRMRPLTATRPKPLVKVAGKAMIDHTLDKLWEAGVMKVVVNAHYLPDALEAHLKAVNYPFDIRISDERAQLMETGGGMVQAAPLIDEDRFFAINSDNLWTDGPTNSLQRLEERWDDAEMDALLLLVPQTSAHNYKGAGDFKLDDYGRVSRRLPDRQAPFIYTGIQLLSKRLLRDAPDGPFSTNILWSRAIEEGRLYGLVHEGDWFEVGSPEAIAPTEAALRRV is encoded by the coding sequence ATGAGCAAGGTTGAAACCGCAATGGTTATGGCAGCTGGCCTGGGAAAGCGTATGCGGCCTCTAACCGCTACCCGTCCCAAACCGCTGGTCAAAGTGGCAGGCAAAGCAATGATTGATCATACTCTCGACAAATTGTGGGAAGCGGGGGTGATGAAGGTCGTCGTTAACGCGCACTATCTGCCAGATGCTTTGGAAGCGCACCTTAAGGCCGTCAACTACCCTTTTGATATCAGAATTTCGGACGAACGGGCGCAGTTGATGGAAACGGGCGGCGGGATGGTACAGGCCGCACCGCTAATCGACGAGGACAGGTTTTTTGCCATCAACAGCGACAATCTTTGGACCGATGGACCAACCAACAGCCTGCAGCGGCTGGAAGAGCGTTGGGATGATGCTGAAATGGATGCGCTTTTGCTGCTGGTGCCGCAAACATCGGCGCATAATTATAAGGGCGCCGGTGATTTCAAGCTCGACGACTATGGGCGCGTGTCACGGCGCTTGCCGGATCGCCAAGCCCCTTTCATCTATACGGGCATTCAGCTTCTCTCCAAACGCCTGCTCCGCGACGCGCCCGACGGGCCGTTTTCGACCAATATTCTTTGGAGCCGGGCGATTGAAGAAGGACGACTTTATGGACTGGTGCATGAAGGGGACTGGTTTGAAGTCGGGTCCCCTGAGGCCATTGCTCCGACCGAGGCGGCTTTGCGCCGTGTATAG
- the addB gene encoding double-strand break repair protein AddB yields the protein MTKRSAPAIYNIAAHGGFADALAQGLIDRFAKDPLGLARGLVILPNNRARRAVHDAFVRLSEDGLLLPQMAVIGDLELDESIGVALDSGQLALDIPPSVDPLDRLLMLARLIEMESAAKGNALLSKEALRLAREFARTLDQLTVEEIALKDLFDIDVEPELSGHWQDSLAFFRVIAEKWQAKLNDMGAVDEAARRNALFDQSVKVWKTSPPNHFVVAAGITTSAPAIARFLRAIAFLPDGMVVLPDLDMVMTDEEWDMLGPFEPDSETGKTDRAQETHPQYHMKLLLERMSIARGEIVRWPRTGTSGAAAKRSRALSNAFAIPKLTSRWQSLDANERSLAGVQTIEARNSAEEAQIVAILAREALETPERRVAIITPDRALAGRISAHLERWMIAADDTAGQPLSKKPEGTFFLALLSAATDGFPPAEFLTLLKHPLVRAGEGRLEWLSQVRKLDLLMRGPRPAPGLSGIDSLFQSEDQRTGGLREELQPWWQDVRAVFEPAAKILSGAADWAATLSEIRQLADLLTNGQVWAGPAGRQLADFLSDMEDRAALGPMKIQSSEIASYFETFLADIPVRPPYGGHPRIALYGLLEARLQQADLVLCCGLNEGSWPQAITPDPWLAPMVRKSLGLPAQERQIGLSAHDLVGAMGAQNVVLTRAGRDGSGPAIASRFLLRLRAMCGDNLKAHPIAKNWARRLDQPEKPAKIDQPAPEPSAEQRLVKLSVTQVDRLIADPYAFYASRIMGLGALDMIDAEPSPAWRGSIIHDILDKWAKEDDYDPDALKRRAEAFLNERSSHPLMRTLWAPRLMQGLLWVADTVAQQRADGRIPVRSEQKGSACIAGVDLFGIADRIDRMPDGNLGIVDYKTGGPPSNKAVKEGFALQLGLLGAIAEKGDFGGLSGDASSFEYWSLAKSGTKDSFGYIATPTNPRSPDKIAADEMVDHAVTEFTKAVTSYIKGDAPMTAKLHPEYAPYADYDQLMRLEEWYGRAAVTEAEDGHE from the coding sequence ATGACCAAGCGGTCAGCGCCCGCAATTTACAATATTGCCGCGCATGGCGGCTTTGCGGACGCGCTGGCGCAAGGATTAATTGATAGGTTTGCGAAAGACCCGCTCGGGTTGGCGCGAGGGCTTGTCATCCTGCCCAATAACCGGGCGCGTCGTGCTGTTCATGATGCTTTTGTCAGGCTGAGCGAAGACGGTTTGCTTTTGCCGCAAATGGCAGTGATCGGGGATCTGGAGCTAGACGAATCTATCGGCGTTGCGTTGGATAGTGGTCAGCTGGCGCTCGATATCCCGCCATCGGTTGATCCGCTGGACCGTCTGTTGATGCTCGCGCGCCTCATCGAAATGGAGAGCGCGGCCAAGGGTAATGCGCTATTGTCCAAAGAAGCACTGCGATTGGCGCGCGAATTTGCGCGGACGCTCGACCAACTGACCGTTGAGGAAATCGCGCTCAAAGATCTTTTTGATATTGATGTAGAGCCAGAATTATCCGGCCATTGGCAGGACTCGCTCGCGTTCTTTCGTGTGATTGCAGAGAAATGGCAGGCCAAGCTGAACGATATGGGCGCTGTCGATGAAGCGGCGCGGCGGAACGCTTTGTTTGATCAAAGCGTCAAGGTCTGGAAAACAAGTCCGCCCAATCATTTTGTTGTTGCCGCTGGTATCACGACGTCCGCCCCCGCTATTGCGCGCTTTTTGCGGGCGATTGCGTTTCTGCCAGATGGCATGGTGGTTCTACCGGACCTGGACATGGTGATGACAGACGAGGAGTGGGACATGCTCGGCCCGTTCGAGCCCGATTCCGAGACGGGCAAAACGGATCGGGCGCAGGAAACGCATCCGCAATATCATATGAAGTTGCTGCTGGAACGCATGTCGATCGCACGCGGGGAGATAGTGCGTTGGCCGAGAACGGGAACAAGCGGGGCAGCGGCTAAACGGAGTAGGGCGCTGAGTAACGCTTTTGCCATCCCCAAATTAACATCGCGTTGGCAATCGCTGGACGCGAACGAGCGCAGCCTGGCGGGCGTGCAGACCATAGAAGCGCGCAATAGCGCTGAAGAGGCCCAGATTGTCGCCATTTTGGCGCGCGAGGCTTTGGAGACGCCAGAACGCCGGGTAGCGATTATCACGCCAGATCGGGCTCTGGCGGGCCGGATATCCGCCCATCTCGAACGCTGGATGATTGCGGCGGATGATACGGCAGGCCAGCCCTTATCGAAAAAACCAGAAGGGACATTCTTTCTCGCTTTGCTGTCCGCGGCAACGGACGGGTTTCCACCAGCCGAATTTTTGACGTTGCTAAAACATCCACTGGTGCGGGCAGGTGAGGGGCGGTTGGAATGGCTTTCCCAAGTTCGTAAGCTTGACCTTCTAATGCGCGGCCCCCGGCCAGCCCCGGGATTGTCGGGCATTGACAGCCTGTTCCAGAGTGAGGATCAAAGAACCGGAGGCCTGAGGGAAGAACTTCAACCTTGGTGGCAAGATGTAAGAGCGGTTTTCGAGCCAGCGGCAAAGATATTGAGCGGAGCGGCAGATTGGGCCGCAACCTTATCCGAAATCCGGCAACTCGCCGACTTGCTGACCAATGGGCAGGTCTGGGCAGGACCAGCGGGGCGCCAATTGGCTGACTTCCTATCGGATATGGAAGATCGTGCAGCACTGGGGCCGATGAAAATCCAGTCATCGGAAATTGCCAGCTATTTTGAGACTTTTTTGGCGGATATACCGGTTCGCCCCCCTTATGGCGGACATCCCCGGATTGCGCTCTATGGTCTGCTGGAAGCACGGCTCCAACAGGCGGATCTGGTCCTGTGTTGCGGTTTGAATGAAGGCAGCTGGCCGCAAGCCATCACGCCCGACCCATGGCTTGCCCCTATGGTCCGGAAATCGCTGGGCTTACCGGCGCAAGAGCGCCAAATTGGTTTGTCCGCGCATGATCTGGTCGGTGCGATGGGCGCGCAAAATGTGGTTTTGACGCGGGCGGGGCGAGATGGCTCGGGACCGGCCATCGCCTCGCGTTTCCTGCTGCGTTTGAGAGCGATGTGCGGTGATAACCTGAAAGCACATCCCATCGCCAAGAATTGGGCGCGGCGTTTGGATCAACCGGAGAAACCGGCGAAGATCGATCAGCCCGCACCGGAACCCAGCGCAGAGCAGCGTCTGGTGAAGCTGTCTGTCACCCAAGTCGACCGACTGATTGCCGATCCATATGCCTTTTATGCATCGAGAATAATGGGCTTGGGCGCACTTGATATGATCGATGCTGAACCAAGTCCGGCATGGCGCGGGTCTATCATTCACGACATTTTGGATAAATGGGCAAAAGAGGATGACTATGACCCTGATGCTCTGAAACGGCGCGCAGAGGCCTTTTTGAACGAACGATCATCTCATCCTTTGATGCGTACATTATGGGCACCGCGTTTGATGCAGGGTTTATTATGGGTGGCTGATACTGTGGCGCAGCAGCGCGCAGACGGTCGGATACCTGTCAGATCAGAGCAAAAGGGCAGCGCGTGCATAGCGGGCGTTGATCTGTTCGGTATCGCGGACCGGATTGACCGGATGCCCGATGGCAACCTTGGTATAGTCGATTATAAAACGGGTGGGCCGCCGTCGAACAAGGCTGTGAAAGAAGGGTTTGCTCTCCAACTCGGCTTATTGGGCGCCATTGCCGAAAAAGGCGATTTTGGTGGGCTTTCCGGCGATGCCAGCAGCTTTGAATATTGGTCGTTAGCGAAATCGGGGACCAAAGACAGTTTTGGTTATATCGCAACGCCAACCAATCCCCGCAGTCCGGACAAGATCGCAGCCGACGAGATGGTTGATCATGCGGTGACCGAATTCACCAAAGCTGTGACCAGCTATATCAAAGGCGATGCGCCGATGACCGCCAAACTCCATCCCGAATATGCGCCCTATGCTGATTATGATCAGTTAATGCGGCTTGAGGAATGGTATGGCCGCGCAGCGGTAACTGAGGCGGAGGACGGGCATGAGTGA
- the addA gene encoding double-strand break repair helicase AddA, whose product MSEAPTLYPLADKQSDAVQPDDNIWLSASAGTGKTQVLTARVFRLLLRENVKPEHILCLTFTKAGAAEMADRIHRQLASWVRADDAKLATDLSAIGAPVDPATREYARTLFARVLDARGGGLRIMTIHSFCQTLLASFPEEAGIPALFKPIEERDQKILARQALGDLLLAEEAAGNTGIIQAIQALSVRMGEEETEKYLMKCASKADAMENLPSGVLPFVRGLLGLPTEGDAQNWLEERCTDEAFNVASLEDMAEALAGWGTKTATAYIEQIRNWIAADPAHRAATLPDLHKIWAKVDGEWRAVSKGLDKAAPHYHELSVAMYDECRQLLETKALFDYADLFAGALTAGRGFYHRYAQAKKLQGVVDFDDMIRMTAKLLNQGNMAEWIRYKLDQRTDHILVDEAQDTNLAQWDIVRALAGEFFAGLGASADKIRTLFTVGDFKQAIFGFQGTSPHNYVQARDDFFARAEASERPFKDLPLDRSFRSTPPVLEVVDKVLEYVGEKELGLDKAIPPHQSHFAGEPGSVTLWQPVAHGAVSNADDEEGWLSDEKRVFAQRLALQIKEWLSLETPLWLNQKNRPLQPKDIMILVSKRDDLSALIVARLFAENVPVAGIDRIRLNQPLVVQDLLAAIRFVLQPNDDLNLASLLVSPLLGWTQEDLLERGYRGDAHKDKSLWQYLRTQDALVNHIEPLRTLLNMADFNTPYQFLETIVSGPMQGRKKLTARLSHAALDPLEELLNTALAFEQDHIPTLQGFLDWFDRGDVEIKRDQIEGGNEVRLMTVHGAKGLQAPLVILANATFDPANKKSGGFDIPDPMRPDDDLEYPVVPVRKAERTGLLDAFATVADGRERQEHWRLLYVAMTRAEEHLVVTGILGPKAKGVVPDGSWYNAVEQGLKALGSELTETVRWIAQRAYTGSNVTKMPAVGAKQGKPSSNDGPIALPEWLFAPAPKEARPPRPLTPSDLGPDDAANPPSAQIMRDAAKRGKLLHSLFERLPDIAPDKRKYVADRWLEKQKQIGDAARRKALIDTVVAVLDNPDWSALFSPDSFAEAPIAAVVDQHVVSGTVDRLLVTDNLITVIDFKTGRAVPKEAAQAPRAYLRQMAAYVAALEKIFPDRPVKAALLYTQGPTLLELSGDLIVQHKPTNKPDLDRP is encoded by the coding sequence ATGAGTGAGGCGCCGACCCTTTATCCGCTTGCGGACAAGCAAAGTGATGCTGTGCAGCCGGATGATAATATCTGGCTGAGCGCGTCCGCTGGGACGGGCAAGACACAGGTCCTGACCGCTCGGGTTTTCCGGCTGTTGCTGCGCGAAAATGTGAAGCCGGAACATATACTCTGCCTGACCTTCACCAAAGCCGGCGCCGCCGAGATGGCAGACCGGATCCACCGGCAACTTGCTAGCTGGGTGCGTGCCGATGACGCGAAACTGGCCACTGATTTATCGGCTATTGGGGCGCCGGTTGATCCCGCAACACGGGAATATGCGCGGACATTATTCGCCCGCGTGCTGGATGCCCGTGGCGGCGGTCTTCGGATCATGACGATCCACAGCTTTTGTCAGACGTTACTGGCTAGTTTTCCCGAAGAAGCGGGTATCCCGGCCCTGTTCAAGCCGATTGAAGAGCGCGACCAGAAGATCCTGGCGCGTCAGGCGTTAGGCGATCTGCTGTTGGCCGAAGAGGCGGCTGGGAATACTGGTATTATTCAAGCTATTCAGGCGCTTAGCGTACGAATGGGCGAAGAAGAAACCGAAAAATACCTGATGAAATGCGCGTCCAAAGCGGATGCGATGGAAAACCTTCCCAGCGGTGTATTGCCGTTTGTGCGGGGTTTGCTGGGTCTACCGACAGAGGGCGACGCGCAAAACTGGCTGGAAGAACGATGTACCGATGAAGCCTTTAATGTCGCGTCTCTTGAGGACATGGCGGAAGCGCTGGCTGGTTGGGGGACCAAGACCGCTACCGCGTACATAGAGCAAATTCGCAATTGGATAGCCGCTGATCCAGCGCATAGGGCTGCAACACTGCCAGATCTCCACAAAATCTGGGCAAAAGTCGATGGTGAGTGGCGTGCTGTTTCAAAAGGCCTGGATAAGGCCGCGCCGCATTATCATGAGCTGAGCGTCGCAATGTATGACGAATGCCGCCAGCTGCTTGAGACCAAGGCGCTGTTTGACTATGCCGACCTGTTCGCAGGTGCGCTGACCGCCGGGCGCGGTTTTTACCATCGCTATGCACAGGCAAAGAAGTTGCAAGGCGTGGTCGATTTTGATGATATGATCCGGATGACCGCGAAATTGCTCAATCAGGGGAATATGGCGGAATGGATCCGCTACAAACTTGACCAGCGCACCGATCATATATTGGTCGACGAAGCGCAGGATACCAATTTGGCGCAATGGGATATCGTACGGGCGCTCGCCGGGGAGTTTTTTGCAGGATTGGGGGCGAGCGCGGATAAAATCCGGACGTTGTTCACTGTCGGCGACTTCAAACAGGCGATTTTCGGCTTTCAGGGTACCAGCCCGCATAATTACGTGCAGGCCCGTGATGATTTTTTCGCACGGGCAGAGGCATCAGAGCGGCCGTTTAAAGACCTGCCATTGGATCGCAGTTTCCGTTCAACACCGCCAGTTCTGGAGGTGGTCGATAAGGTTCTGGAATATGTTGGCGAAAAGGAACTGGGGCTGGACAAGGCCATCCCGCCGCATCAGAGCCACTTTGCCGGAGAGCCCGGCAGTGTAACCTTGTGGCAACCCGTTGCCCATGGCGCGGTGAGCAATGCCGATGATGAAGAAGGCTGGCTTAGCGACGAAAAAAGGGTTTTCGCGCAACGACTTGCGCTCCAGATTAAAGAGTGGCTCTCGCTAGAGACACCGCTCTGGCTGAACCAGAAGAACCGCCCGCTGCAGCCTAAAGATATTATGATCCTGGTCAGCAAGCGCGATGATCTGAGCGCACTGATCGTGGCGCGGCTCTTTGCTGAAAATGTACCGGTAGCGGGCATTGACCGGATCCGTCTCAATCAGCCTTTGGTGGTACAGGATTTGCTCGCCGCCATCCGCTTTGTTTTACAGCCGAATGATGACCTTAATCTCGCGTCGCTTTTGGTGTCACCGCTTTTGGGCTGGACGCAGGAGGATTTGCTGGAGCGCGGCTATCGCGGGGATGCGCACAAGGATAAAAGCTTGTGGCAATATTTACGAACGCAAGATGCACTGGTGAACCATATCGAACCCTTGCGGACATTGTTGAACATGGCGGATTTCAACACACCCTATCAGTTTCTGGAAACCATTGTCTCTGGCCCGATGCAGGGGCGAAAGAAGCTGACAGCGCGGCTTAGCCATGCCGCGCTTGATCCGCTGGAGGAGTTGCTCAACACCGCACTTGCGTTTGAACAGGACCATATTCCGACGCTGCAGGGCTTTCTCGATTGGTTTGATCGCGGCGATGTTGAGATTAAACGTGATCAGATAGAGGGCGGCAATGAGGTCCGCTTGATGACCGTACACGGAGCCAAGGGCTTGCAAGCGCCACTGGTTATTCTCGCCAATGCGACATTTGACCCTGCGAACAAGAAAAGCGGTGGGTTCGACATACCAGACCCGATGCGCCCCGATGATGATCTTGAATATCCGGTTGTCCCGGTCCGCAAGGCCGAACGGACCGGGTTGCTCGATGCTTTTGCGACGGTAGCCGATGGGCGGGAGCGGCAGGAACATTGGCGGCTGCTTTATGTAGCGATGACGCGCGCCGAGGAACATCTGGTTGTAACCGGTATATTGGGACCGAAAGCGAAAGGCGTTGTACCGGACGGAAGCTGGTATAATGCTGTCGAGCAGGGCCTGAAGGCACTTGGCAGTGAATTGACAGAGACCGTGCGGTGGATTGCCCAGCGGGCCTATACCGGTTCAAATGTGACAAAAATGCCGGCGGTAGGAGCGAAACAAGGCAAACCATCTTCGAATGACGGACCGATAGCACTACCCGAATGGCTATTTGCTCCGGCACCCAAAGAAGCACGTCCACCGCGTCCGTTAACGCCGTCGGATCTCGGTCCCGATGATGCCGCTAACCCGCCGTCAGCGCAGATTATGCGCGATGCTGCGAAACGTGGTAAGTTGCTGCACAGCCTGTTTGAAAGATTGCCGGATATCGCACCGGACAAGCGCAAATATGTGGCGGATCGCTGGTTGGAGAAGCAAAAGCAAATAGGTGATGCGGCGCGGCGCAAAGCGTTGATCGATACCGTTGTCGCTGTATTGGACAATCCCGATTGGTCAGCACTATTCTCACCGGACAGTTTTGCCGAAGCGCCTATAGCCGCGGTTGTTGATCAGCATGTTGTATCTGGCACCGTGGATCGATTGTTGGTCACTGATAACCTGATTACGGTTATTGATTTCAAAACCGGCCGCGCTGTACCCAAAGAGGCGGCGCAAGCGCCGCGCGCATATTTGCGTCAAATGGCAGCCTATGTAGCGGCTTTGGAGAAAATCTTTCCTGACAGGCCGGTTAAGGCCGCTTTGCTTTACACGCAGGGACCTACGTTGTTGGAGCTTTCCGGCGATCTTATCGTACAGCACAAGCCGACGAACAAGCCAGACTTGGATCGCCCATGA